In one window of Frigoriglobus tundricola DNA:
- a CDS encoding DNA gyrase subunit B, with translation MSSVTTPAVGQYTEDHMKTLKDAAHIRQNPGMYVGNTDVEGLHHLVYEIVYNSVDEALAGYCKVITVVIDVDGSISVADDGRGIPVGTKADTGKSTLEEALTIAGTSGKFDNAAYRVSAGLHGMGAKAMNALSEWCEAEVRRDGRVYKMEFERGYASSKLQDLGPAPAGQTGTTIKFKPDPEIFGALGFDYEKLATRFQQIAYLNRGLTLSIKDERDGRADTFASDLGIVEYVAFLNTAETPVHPPVYVNKQIDGVTVEVCMQYTNNDSKIEMCFTNNAYNKDGGTHLSGFRSGLTRAINTYGKKENHFKDLDIRGDDFREGLTAVISISHPDPSFESQTKVKLTTPDVEGLVSGVMYEALSEYLEKNPKEAQKICKKVALTAELRLAAKKAREALIGRKNLLGGGGLPGKLYDCTSREREKSELFLVEGDSAGGSAESGRNRQFQAILPLKGKVLNVEKAKLEKLLENNEISALIAATGVDIENVEDVSKVRYGKIIILTDADVDGQHIRTLLLTFFFRQMRKLIETGHIFVARPPLFKVVQKKETRFIQSREEMGSELTARGLKATTLHVTKPGTDARTITGDDLTRLLPALTEAEAAVVGLERRGHPIDEFIPRGVDGVFPTHQVHVRATAKDHWFRTMEEVTAFKAALTAELKREPVPGEDYTLDEWHDLKALNRAVTKLRGAGFEGLTFGPEDLIPLPRIAGREPPVRFTLEHDGTRKDLVSLRELVAEIRKLGEKGMSVTRFKGLGEMDPEELWATTLDPEHRTLMKVTLNDAFKAEEMFRTLMGKEVQDRRAFIFKNSLKSVEEIDYGA, from the coding sequence ATGAGCAGCGTGACGACGCCGGCGGTCGGGCAGTACACCGAAGACCACATGAAGACGCTGAAGGACGCCGCCCACATCCGGCAGAACCCCGGCATGTACGTCGGCAACACCGACGTGGAGGGGCTGCACCACCTCGTCTACGAAATCGTCTACAACTCCGTCGATGAGGCGCTCGCCGGGTACTGCAAGGTGATCACCGTGGTCATCGACGTGGACGGGTCCATCTCCGTCGCGGACGACGGCCGCGGCATCCCCGTGGGCACCAAGGCGGACACCGGCAAATCGACGCTCGAAGAGGCGCTGACCATCGCCGGCACGAGCGGGAAGTTCGACAACGCCGCGTACCGCGTTTCGGCCGGCCTGCACGGCATGGGCGCGAAGGCGATGAACGCCCTGTCCGAGTGGTGCGAGGCGGAAGTGCGCCGCGACGGCCGCGTGTACAAGATGGAGTTCGAGCGCGGGTACGCGAGCAGCAAGTTGCAGGACCTCGGCCCGGCGCCCGCGGGCCAGACCGGCACCACCATCAAGTTCAAGCCGGACCCGGAGATCTTCGGGGCGCTCGGCTTCGACTACGAGAAGCTGGCGACCCGGTTCCAGCAGATCGCCTACCTCAACCGCGGACTGACGCTCAGTATCAAGGACGAGCGCGACGGCCGCGCCGACACGTTCGCGTCCGACCTCGGCATCGTCGAGTACGTCGCCTTCCTGAACACCGCCGAGACCCCGGTTCACCCGCCCGTCTACGTCAACAAGCAGATCGACGGCGTCACCGTCGAGGTCTGCATGCAGTACACCAACAACGACAGCAAGATCGAGATGTGCTTCACCAACAACGCCTACAACAAGGACGGCGGGACGCACCTCTCCGGGTTCCGCTCCGGGCTGACCCGGGCGATCAACACCTACGGCAAGAAGGAGAACCACTTCAAGGACCTGGACATTCGCGGCGACGACTTTCGCGAGGGGCTGACCGCCGTCATCAGCATCAGCCACCCGGACCCGAGCTTCGAATCGCAGACGAAGGTGAAGCTGACCACCCCGGACGTCGAGGGGCTGGTGTCGGGCGTGATGTACGAAGCGCTCTCGGAGTACCTGGAGAAGAACCCGAAGGAGGCGCAGAAGATTTGCAAGAAGGTGGCCCTCACCGCCGAGTTGCGGCTCGCGGCCAAGAAGGCGCGCGAGGCGCTCATCGGCCGCAAGAACCTCCTCGGCGGCGGCGGGCTGCCGGGCAAGCTCTACGACTGCACGAGCCGCGAGCGCGAAAAGAGCGAGCTGTTCCTCGTCGAGGGTGATTCCGCCGGCGGCAGTGCGGAAAGCGGCCGGAACCGGCAGTTCCAGGCGATCCTGCCGCTCAAGGGCAAGGTGCTGAACGTCGAGAAGGCGAAGCTCGAAAAGCTGCTGGAGAACAACGAAATCTCCGCGCTCATTGCGGCGACCGGCGTGGACATCGAGAACGTGGAGGACGTGAGCAAGGTGCGGTACGGGAAGATCATCATCCTCACCGACGCCGACGTGGACGGTCAGCACATCCGCACGCTGCTGCTCACGTTTTTCTTCCGCCAGATGCGGAAGCTGATCGAGACGGGGCACATCTTCGTCGCCCGCCCGCCGCTGTTCAAGGTGGTGCAAAAGAAGGAGACGCGGTTCATCCAGAGCCGCGAGGAGATGGGTAGCGAGTTGACCGCCCGCGGGCTGAAGGCGACGACGCTGCACGTCACCAAGCCGGGCACCGACGCCCGCACGATCACCGGTGACGATTTGACGCGCCTGCTCCCGGCCCTCACGGAGGCCGAGGCCGCGGTGGTCGGGCTCGAGCGCCGCGGGCACCCGATCGACGAGTTCATTCCGCGAGGGGTGGACGGCGTGTTCCCCACGCACCAGGTTCACGTGCGGGCGACCGCGAAGGACCACTGGTTTCGCACGATGGAGGAGGTGACCGCGTTCAAAGCGGCGCTCACCGCCGAACTGAAGCGCGAGCCGGTTCCGGGCGAGGACTACACGCTCGACGAGTGGCACGATCTGAAGGCGCTCAACCGGGCCGTGACGAAGCTGAGAGGGGCCGGGTTCGAGGGGCTGACGTTCGGGCCGGAGGACCTGATCCCGCTCCCGCGGATCGCGGGCCGCGAGCCGCCGGTGCGGTTCACGCTCGAACACGACGGCACCCGCAAGGATCTGGTGAGCCTGCGCGAGCTGGTCGCGGAGATCCGCAAGCTGGGCGAAAAGGGGATGTCGGTGACGCGGTTCAAGGGGCTCGGCGAAATGGACCCCGAGGAACTCTGGGCGACGACGCTCGACCCGGAACACCGCACCCTGATGAAGGTGACACTGAACGACGCGTTCAAAGCAGAAGAGATGTTCCGCACGC
- a CDS encoding DciA family protein encodes MANENRGPENLADILGRLFTSRGWGRKNDRLRLESAWATVAGEELLKDTHVLGMRRGVLEVAVRNAVLMSELAQFHKRGLLTKLRTAMPGVTLTDLKFRAAAW; translated from the coding sequence ATGGCCAACGAAAACCGCGGACCGGAGAACCTCGCCGACATTCTCGGCCGGCTGTTCACGTCCCGCGGGTGGGGGCGCAAGAACGATCGGTTGCGGCTGGAGTCGGCGTGGGCCACCGTGGCCGGCGAGGAGCTGTTGAAGGATACGCACGTACTCGGGATGCGGCGCGGGGTGCTGGAGGTCGCGGTGCGGAACGCGGTGCTGATGTCGGAGCTGGCGCAGTTCCACAAGCGCGGGCTGTTAACGAAGCTCCGCACCGCCATGCCCGGCGTTACGCTCACCGATCTGAAGTTCCGTGCCGCCGCTTGGTGA